DNA from Amycolatopsis sp. DSM 110486:
CCCGCCGCTTCCAAGGCCGAAGCGGCGGCGGCCAGCAACTCCCCCGCCGCCGCCCAGTCACCCGAAGCCTGCAGCGCTTCGATCTCCGCGAAGTCTACGGAGTACAGCACCACCCGCGCGGAGTGGTACCCGCCCAGCGCCGACCGCACGCGCTCGTTCACCAGGCGGTAGTACTCCGCCGAAGACTCCCAGCTCATGCCGCCCAGGAGCCCGATCATCTTCACGCCCAGAGCTGCCCGTCCAGCCGCGCGGCGGCTTCGTCGAGCGAACCCGCGTACGCGCCCGTGGACAGGTACTTCCAACCGGCGTCCGCCACGACGAAGGCGACGTCCGCGGCCTCTCCGCGAGCGGCGGCCTTCTCGGCGACGGCCAACGCGGCATGCAGCACCGCGCCCGTCGAGATACCCGCGAAGATGCCCTCGTTCTCCAGCAGCTCACGCGTCCGCCGAAGCGCGTCGTACGCGCCGACGGAGTAGCGCCCGTTCAGCACGCTGGGGTCATACAGCTCCGGCACGAACCCCTCGTCGAGGTTGCGCAGGCCGTACACGAGCTCGCCGTAGCGCGGTTCGGCCGCGATGATCTGCACACCCGGCTTCGCCTCGTGCAGGTACCGCCCGACACCCACCAAAGTCCCCGTCGTGCCGAGGCCGCCGACGAAGTGGGTGATCGTCGGCAGGTCCTTCAGCAGCTCAGGGCCGGTACCGCGGTAGTGCGCGTCGGCGTTGGCCGGGTTGCCGTACTGGTAGAGCATCACCCAGTCGGGGTTCTGCTCGGCCAGTTCCTTGGCCCGCCGCACGGCTTCGTTCGAGCCGCCCGCCGCCGGTGAGAACACGATCCGCGCGCCGTAGGCCTGCAGCAGCTGCTTGCGCTCGGTGGAGGTGTTCTCCGGCATCACGCACACCAGGCCGTAGCCCTTGAGCTTCGCGGCCATGGCGAGCGAGATACCGGTGTTGCCCGAGGTCGGCTCGAGGATCGTCGAGCCACGCCGCAGGCGGCCCTCACGCTCGGCGGCCTCGATCATGGCCAGCGCCGGCCGGTCCTTGATCGAACCGGTCGGGTTGCGGTCCTCGAGTTTCGCCCACAACCGCACGTCGTGGGTGGGCGAGAGCCGGGGCAGCCCCACGAGCGGCGTGCCGCCGAGCGCGTCGAGCAGGGACTCGTAGCGGGCCATGGGTTTAGCGCGCGCCGCCGGCCACGGCGGGCAGGATGGTCAGCGTGTCGCCGTCCTTCACCTCGGCCGCGAGGCCGCCTGCGAAGCGCACGTCCTCGTCGTTGACGTAGACGTTGATGAAGCGGTGCAGCTTCTCCTCCTTGACCAGGCGCGCCTTCAGCCCGGAGTGGCGCGACTCGACGTCGTCGATCACCTCGAGCACGGTCTTGCCCGCCGCCTCGACGGACTTCTCGCCGCCGGTGTGCGTGCGCAGGATGGTCGGGATGGAGACGGTCACGGCCATGGTTTTCTACCTCCGAAGTGGGTTCTGTGAAGCTGACGCGCGGGACGCAGCCCTTATTCCGGCAGCTCAGTCGACGATCTCGACCGGCTCCTCGGTGATCTCGGCGTCCACGATCCGGTACGAGCGGAACTCGTGCGAATC
Protein-coding regions in this window:
- a CDS encoding PLP-dependent cysteine synthase family protein, producing the protein MARYESLLDALGGTPLVGLPRLSPTHDVRLWAKLEDRNPTGSIKDRPALAMIEAAEREGRLRRGSTILEPTSGNTGISLAMAAKLKGYGLVCVMPENTSTERKQLLQAYGARIVFSPAAGGSNEAVRRAKELAEQNPDWVMLYQYGNPANADAHYRGTGPELLKDLPTITHFVGGLGTTGTLVGVGRYLHEAKPGVQIIAAEPRYGELVYGLRNLDEGFVPELYDPSVLNGRYSVGAYDALRRTRELLENEGIFAGISTGAVLHAALAVAEKAAARGEAADVAFVVADAGWKYLSTGAYAGSLDEAAARLDGQLWA
- a CDS encoding MoaD/ThiS family protein; its protein translation is MAVTVSIPTILRTHTGGEKSVEAAGKTVLEVIDDVESRHSGLKARLVKEEKLHRFINVYVNDEDVRFAGGLAAEVKDGDTLTILPAVAGGAR